ATGATCTTTCCAGAGTGATACTATCTGAGTTTTAATCAGCTCTTCTGCCATCTTCGCCTGCCTGAAACAGAGTTTGATTTCGATGCGGAAAATATACCAAAGAAGTAAATCAGCACAACAAAAAAACCCCCGGATTGCAAAATCCGGGGGTTATATTTTAGACTGAAATAATCTATTTCTGCAGGACCATTCGTTTGGTTTCGATATGGTTACCGGCCTTGAGACGGTAGAAGTAGACTCCGCTGGCAACTACATTACCGCGCGAATCAGTACCGTTCCAGGAGGTCGAATAATAGCCGGCGGACTTACTGCCTTCAACCAGCGAGGTCACCTTGCGACCCAGGATATCATAGACAGTGAGCGTGACATAGGCATTTTCCGGAAGCGCGTATTCGATCATGGTGTTCGGGTTGAACGGATTCGGATAGTTATTACCCAGTTCGACCCGGGTTGGAATAACCGCTCCGGAACCGTCATCCACACCGGTCGGTACCTCGACAACCACCGTAAATTCTTCCGTATCGACCGCGGCGACATCCGGGGCCTCGACGATATTTCTGGCTTCGGCGATCACGTTATAGACACCATATTCAGTCGGGGTCCAGGTAATCAACCCGTTTTCCGCATTGATAGTCATACCTGCCGGAGCTTCGAGGAGGGCAAACTCCGGAAGCGGTTTACCGACCGCGTTGAGATCGTAGACGTAGACTTCGCCCGTGTCGACAGGGTTGATCGGAGCTGTGGAAACTATCCGGGCCGGGACACCCTTGACGGTAACGGTGAAACTCTGAATAGTCATGTCCGGATTCTTGGCCACTACCTTGACATCGTAGTCACCCACTTCAGTAATAACCGGACCGACGTTATTCGGCAACCAGGTAATCAGGCCAGTGGCGGAATCGATCGTCATACCTGCCGGAGCCTGGCTGAAAGTAAACCAGGGATCCGGAACACCGGTAGCATCCACATTATAAGTGTAGGTTGATCCCAGTGTCGCGTCCAGAGAAGGTTCGGTTGTAATCGTCGGGGCATAGCCCTTAACTGTAATAGTAAAGCTCTGAGTATCCTCTCCGGCAACATTGTAAGCGCGCACTTCGACATCGTAGTCGGCCAGCACCGGAGGAGGCGTCCAGCTGATAACACCTGTCGCCTGATCTATGGTCATTCCATCAGGAGCTGTAACGAGTTCGTATTCAGGTGCAGGAAAACCTTCCGCATCGACATCATGCATATACAAATTGTCCGCAATTGCAAGTGTAGCCGGAATCGTAGTGATTTCAGGGGCATAGTTACCGACCTTGAAGACGACCTTGATATACTGCGGTGAATTGTCGGCACCGCCGGCATCGATCTTAATCGAATCGACATAGGTCGAACCGCCCGCGAGCAGGCTCAAATCGACCGAGACATTCAAAATCGAGGGGGC
This is a stretch of genomic DNA from Candidatus Zixiibacteriota bacterium. It encodes these proteins:
- a CDS encoding T9SS type A sorting domain-containing protein, producing the protein APSILNVSVDLSLLAGGSTYVDSIKIDAGGADNSPQYIKVVFKVGNYAPEITTIPATLAIADNLYMHDVDAEGFPAPEYELVTAPDGMTIDQATGVISWTPPPVLADYDVEVRAYNVAGEDTQSFTITVKGYAPTITTEPSLDATLGSTYTYNVDATGVPDPWFTFSQAPAGMTIDSATGLITWLPNNVGPVITEVGDYDVKVVAKNPDMTIQSFTVTVKGVPARIVSTAPINPVDTGEVYVYDLNAVGKPLPEFALLEAPAGMTINAENGLITWTPTEYGVYNVIAEARNIVEAPDVAAVDTEEFTVVVEVPTGVDDGSGAVIPTRVELGNNYPNPFNPNTMIEYALPENAYVTLTVYDILGRKVTSLVEGSKSAGYYSTSWNGTDSRGNVVASGVYFYRLKAGNHIETKRMVLQK